The stretch of DNA CAAAAAGTAGCGCACGGCGAGGTGAAGAGAGAGGGTTAAGTGTGCGCGGAGTTCAGAATGATGGTGGGCCTGTCAGTCTTTCGCTGAGCCACCCGGCCAGCGTGTGGAACACCCGGCTTCATGACGTTGGACAGTGCGCGCTCGGCTTTCATGGTGATGTGGAAGCCGCGCTCGCGTGGTCCGTCGAGGTGGGCCACTGGGCGCCCAAGCCCGGCACCGGAAGCACGGCACGATTGTGGGAACTCCTCGCGACCACCGCCGCAGCGGATGTCGGCGTCGCCCGCATCCTCGAGCCCCACCTTGACGCACTCGCCATTCTGGATCAGGTGCCGACCGGTGTTGCGCTCGACGAGATCGGGATCGATGAGGCGAGCACCTGGGGGGTTTATGCAGCTGAGGGGCCGGAGTGCACGCTGACCGCCGCCGAGGAGGACGGGTCGTGGATTCTCAGTGGGATCAAACCGTGGTGTTCTCTCGCACAGGTTGTTTCCCACGCCGTGGTCACCGCACGCACGAGCGACGGTGCACTTCGGCTGTTTGCGGTCGATATGAAGGGTGCGGGAGTGGAAGCCGAACCAGGCCCGTGGCATTCCCGGGGGCTTCGGCACGTCGTCAGCGCGCCGGTGTCATTCAGTCGGGCTCCCGCCATTCCTCTCGGACCCGAGGGGTGGTATTTGACCAGGACCGGCTTCGATTGGGGTGGTATCGGCGTGGCTGCGTGCTGGTGGGGCGGTGCCATCGGGATCGCCCGCGCCCTGTACGGCAGTGCTCTCAAGCGCGAACCCGACCAGCTTGCGCTTGCTCACCTCGGAGCGGTCGACACGCTTCTGAGTGCCGCCCGCGCAACCCTCGCCGAGGCCAGCAGCGCCATCGATGACCCCACAACTTCGGCTGAGACAGTCACGCTCCTCACCCGGCGCACCAGAAACCTGGTGGCAGAGACTGTGGAGTCCACCCTCACTCGTGTCGGGCACGCCCTCGGACCGGGACCACTGACTCAGGATGAGGAACACGCCCGCCGCGTCGCCGACCTGCACCTCTACGTGCGGCAGCACCATGCCGAACGCGACGAAGCGTCTCTGGGACGGAAACTCCTGGCTCGAAAGAGCACGCCGTGGTGAGCTTCGACCATCAAGACACCGGAACCCTGGAAGCCGAATGGGTGCGGTCACCTCGGTTGTCCGAGTTGCAGAGCCTGGATCTCGACGGCCTCACGCACCTCGTCGTTCTGTCCGCGCACCCTGACGACGAAACCCTCGGGGCGGCCGGCCTCATCGCACGCGCCGCCGGATGCACTGCGCAGGTGAGCATCGTTGTAGCGACGGATGGCGAGAACTCGCATCCCCGCTCACCCACCTGTACCGCCGCACAGCTCAGCGCCCTGCGTCGCAGCGAATTGCGAGAAGCGATCGGCAATCTCGCCCCGGCCGCCCGCATCGAGTTTCTCGGTATCCCTGATGGGCAACTGCGCGAATATGCCGACACCGTCAGGCACCACCTGACGCAGCTCGTCGGACGGCACGGCCCGGAGGGGCTTGTGCTGGTCGCACCCTGGGTAGAGGACGGGCACCGCGACCATCGCGCGGCAGGCATGATCGCCCGAGCAGCGGCACACTCCACCGGAGCGCGCCTTGTGGAATATCCGATTTGGATGTGGCACTGGGCAGACCCCGACAACGCAGCGGTGCCCTGGAACGATATGGTGCGCCTCGAGCTGACCGAGGTCGAGCACGCCGTGAAATCGAAGGCGCTGTCCGCTCATCGCAGCCAGATCTTCCCGCTGTCTGATGCTCTCGGCGATGAGGTGCTTCTCAACCCAGAGGTCCAACGTCACTTCTCGCGACCGTTCGAGGTGTTCATCGTTCCGCCTGGCGCATCCCATCAAACACTCGAGAGTTTGCCCGAGGCCTTTTTTGATCACTTCTACACGGGCAAAGCCGATCCGTGGGGTGTTGAAACCCGCTGGTATGAGGAGCGCAAGCGCGCCATAACGCTTGCGTCCTTGCCTCGGAAACAGTTCAGGTCTGGCCTCGAAATTGGCTGCTCCATCGGAGTTCTCACCGGCGAGCTGGCCACCCGCTGCGACGCCGTCCTCGCGATCGACATCTCCGAAGCGCCGCTCGCCCTCGCCCGAAAGCGGCTGGGGGCCGTGGAGAACATCGCCTTTGTCCGACTGACGACTCCAGATCAATGGCCGGACGACACCTTCGACCTCATTGTTCTCTCGGAAGTCGGCTACTACTGGGACGAAGCGGCCTTGGGCCGCGCACTCGACAAGGCCCTCGCTTCTCTCACCCCCGACGGAATACTCCTCGCCTGTCATTGGCGACATCCCGTTGCCGAGTATCCGCTCGGTGGGGACGAGGTGCATGCCGCACTCCGAGAGCGGTCTGATCTTGCCCTCCTCGTGCACCACAGTGAGGACGATTTTCTCCTGGACGTCTTCTCCCGCCCACCCGGTCGGTCGGTCGCCACAGTGACAGGGCTCGTCTAATGGGTCGCCAACCAATCGACGCCATCCTGGTGGTTGTTCCGGTCCAGAATGAGGAACAGCTGCTGCGCCGCTGCCTGGAGGCGCTCGGCGTCGCGGTGACTCGGGTCTCCACCCTCCCGTCAGGCACTCTCGAGGTCGACGTCGTGCTCGTCCTGGATTCCTGCGACGATGGCTCGGCTGAGATCGCCCGCCTTTCCCCGTTTCACGTCATCACCATCGGGGCCAGAAGTGTGGGCGCAGCACGGTCTGCAGGAATCGACGCTGGCCTCCGTCGGCTTTCGCAGAGCGACTCCCGTCGGGTCTGGTTGGCCAACACCGATGCCGATTCAGCAGTGCCTCCGCACTGGCTGAGCCATCAGCTGGCGCTGGCAGAATCCGGTGTCCAGCTCATGATCGGCACCGTGCGGCCCGATCCGCTCGATCTCACGTCCGCCCAGCGGGCAGCATGGGAGTCCACGCATGTTCTCGGAGAAGCAAACGGTCATGTGCACGGTGCGAACCTCGGCGTCCGCGCCGACGTGTATCTCGCGGCCGGAGGGTTCGCAGCCATCACCGAACATGAAGATGTGGGCCTCGTCGAACGGATCCGCGCCACCAGCGCCCCAGAAGCGGCCACCGACGAATGCTGGGTTCTGACCTCGGGGCGCCCCGTCGGACGAACGCCCGGCGGTTACGCCCGTCACATTCGCGAAGACCTCTCCGCCTCGATCTCGGAACCGACGTTCTGAGAACCCTCCCCCAACCCTGACGTGTAGGGGCCCGCTGCTCCCTGCTTCCACAGAAGCGCGCTTGGCTTCGTCACCGAAACGATGACTCGCGCTGTCATCGATGGGCGCGTCTGGAGCGCGAGCAACTGCCATCGATTGAGTCAAACCACACACAACGGACAAGGGCGGATGCCGAAGCATCCGCCCTCGATGAAGCTATGAAACAGTGGCTAGAAGTCCCAGTCCTCGTCTTCCGTGTTCACGGCCTTGCCAATCACGTAGGAGGAGCCCGAGCCCGAGAAGAAGTCGTGGTTCTCGTCGGCGTTCGGCGACAGAGCCGACAGGATCGCCGGGTTCACGTCGGTGACGGTCTTCGGGAACATCGGCTCGTAGCCCAGGTTCATCAGCGCCTTGTTCGCGTTGTAGTGCAGGAACTTCTTGACGTCTTCGGTCAGACCGACCTCGTCATAGAGATCCTGCGTGTACTGCACCTCGTTCTCGTAGAGCTCGTACATGAGGTTGAAGGTGTATTCCTTCAACTCATCGCGACGCTCCTGCGTCTCTTTCTCAAGCCCCTTCTGGAACTTGTAACCGATGTAGTAACCATGCACAGCCTCATCACGAATGATCAGGCGGATCATGTCGGCCGTGTTGGTAAGCTTGGCGCGGCTGGACCAGTACATCGGCAGGTAGAAGCCGGAGTAGAACAGGAACGACTCCAGCAGGGTCGAGGCGACCTTGCGCTTCAGCGGATCGTCACCCTGGTAGTAGCCCATGATGATCGCGGCCTTCTTCTGAAGGTTCTGATTCTCGGTCGACCAGCGGAACGCCTCGTCGATCTCTTTGGTGGAGCACAGCGTCGAGAAGATCGACGAGTAGCTCTTGGCGTGCACCGACTCCATGAACGCGATGTTCGTGTAGACGGCCTCTTCGTGCGGAGTGATCGCATCCGGAATCAACGAGACAGCACCGACGGTGCCCTGAATCGTATCGAGCAGGGTCAAACCGGTGAAGACGCGCATGGTCATCTGCTGCTCGGCCGGCGTGAGCGTGGCCCACGACTGCACATCGTTCGACAGCGGGATCTTCTCGGGCAGCCAGAAGTTGTTGACGAGGCGGTTCCAGACCTCGACGTCTTTCTCGTCTTCGATCTTGTTCCAGTTGATCGCGTCAACGTGCGAGACGAGCTTCAGCTTGTCAATCATTTCAATTCCTTTATACGAACGTGAGTCGAGCCGACCGGTAGTCGAGCTTGTCGAGAGCGGGTTGCGTGGTCTCGACACGCTCGACCCGCGAGAGAGCATCCAGAAAGGCTAGAGCATGCAGCTGACGCAGCCGTCAACCTCGGTGCCCTCGAGGGCGAGCTGGCGCAGACGGATGTAGTAGATCGTCTTGATGCCCTTGCGCCAGGCGTAGATCTGCGCCTTGTTGATGTCGCGCGTGGTGGCGGTGTCCTTGAAGAACAGCGTCAGCGACAGTCCCTGGTCGACGTGCTGGGTCGCCGCCGCATAGGTGTCGATGATCTTCTCGGCACCGATTTCGTAAGCGTCCTGGTAGTACTCCAGGTTGTCGTTCGTCATGAACGGCGCCGGGTAGTAGACGCGGCCCAGCTTGCCTTCCTTACGGATCTCGATCTTCGAGGCGATCGGGTGAATCGACGAGGTCGAGTTGTTGATGTACGAGATCGAACCGGTCGGCGGCACGGCCTGCAGGTTCTGGTTGTAGATGCCGTGCTCCATGACGGATGCCTTGAGCTCGGCCCAGTCGGCCTGGGTCGGAATGGCGACACCCGACGTCTCGAACAGCTCGGCGACGCGCGCCGTGGCCGGCAGCCAGGCCTGGTCGGTGTACTTGTCGAAGAACTCACCCGAGGCGTACGCGGAGTCTTCGAAGCCGGCGAAGGCGCGGCCACGCTCGATGGCGAGCTTGTTCGAGGCCCGCAGCGCGTGGAACACCACCGTGTAGAAGTAGATGTTCGTAAAGTCGATTCCCTCGTCGCTGCCGTAGAAGATGTGCTCACGCGACAGGTAACCGTGCAGGTTCATCTGGCCCAGGCCGATGGCGTGCGAGAGGTCGTTACCGTCTTCGATCGAACGCACGGAGCTGATGTGGCTCTGTTCCGACACCGAGTTGAGGCCGCGAATGGCGGTCTCGACGGTCTGACCGAAGTCGGGCGAATCCATCGACAGCGCGATGTTCATCGAGCCGAGGTTGCACGAGATGTCCTTGCCGATGGTGTCGTAGGAGAGGTCTTCGTTGTACGTCGTCGGGGTGTTGACCTGCAAAATCTCGGAGCACAGGTTCGACATGTTGATGCGACCCTTGATCGGGTTCGCCGCGTTGACGGTGTCTTCGAACATGATGTACGGGTAACCGGACTCGAACTGAATCTCGGCGAGCGTCTGGAAGAAGTCACGCGCCTTCATCTTCGACTTCTTGATGCGCGGGTCGTCGACCATCTCCTGGTACTTCTCAGAAACCGAGATGTCAGCGAACGGCACGCCGTAGACGCGCTCGACGTCGTACGGCGAGAACAGGTACATGTCCTCACCCTTCTTCGCCAGCTCGAAGGTGATGTCGGGGATAACAACGCCGAGCGAGAGGGTCTTGATGCGCACCTTCTCGTCGGCGTTCTCGCGCTTGGTGTCGAGAAAACGCATGATGTCGGGGTGGTGCGCGTGCAGGTACACCGCGCCGGCACCCTGACGGGCTCCGAGCTGGTTGGCGTAGCTGAAGGAGTCTTCGAGCAACTTCATCACGGGGATGATTCCGCTGGACTGGTTCTCGATCTGCTTGATCGGCGCACCGGCTTCACGGATGTTGGAGAGCAACAGTGCCACGCCGCCGCCACGCTTCGACAGCTGCAGCGACGAGTTGATGCCGCGCGAGATCGACTCCATGTTGTCTTCGATGCGCAGCAGGAAGCAGGAGACGAGTTCGCCGCGCTGGGCCTTGCCCGAGTTGAGGAAGGTGGGGGTGGCCGGCTGGAAACGACCCGCGATGATCTCTTCGACCAGCGCGGTGGCGAGGGCTTCATCACCCTGGGCCAGTCCGAGGGCGGTCATCACGACGCGGTCCTCGAAGCGCTCGAGGTAACGTTTTCCGTCGAACGTCTTCAGCGTGTACGAGGTGTAGTACTTGAACGCACCGAGGAAGGTCTGGAAGCGGAACTTCTTCGAGTAGGCCAAGTCGTTCAGGCTGGTGATGAACTCGAACGAGTAGGCGTCGAGCACGGCCTGTTCGTAGTATTCCTTCTCGACCAGATAGTCGAGGCGCTCACGCAGACTGTGGAAGAACACCGTGTTCTGGTTGACATGCTGCAGGAAGAACTCCCGCGCAGCCCTCTTGTCCATGTCGAACTGGATCTCGCCGTTCGGTCCATAGAGATTGAGCATTGCGTTGAGGGAGTGGTAGTCCATTCCCGCCGTCGCATCGAGCTGGCTGGCTGTCACGGCTGTTGCTTCCAAAATGTGTCCAATCCTTCATTGACGATGCACACATCGTCTGGTGTTCCGAAAACTTCAAATCGATAGAGGTGGGGAACCGTGCATTTCGCAGCAATGATGTCCCCGGCGAGGCAGAATGCCTCACCGAAATTGGTGTTGCCGGCGCCGATGACGCCGCGAATCAGCGAGCGATTGCTCGGGTCGTTGAGGAACTTGATGACTTGCTTTGGAACAGCCCCGCCGCCATGGCCTCCCCCATAGGTGGGAAGGCACAGCACATAGGGTTCGTTCACGTGGAGAGGCTCGTCGCGCGCATAGAGCGGAATGCGTGTGGCCGGTCGGCCCAGCT from Leifsonia psychrotolerans encodes:
- a CDS encoding acyl-CoA dehydrogenase family protein, which produces MRGVQNDGGPVSLSLSHPASVWNTRLHDVGQCALGFHGDVEAALAWSVEVGHWAPKPGTGSTARLWELLATTAAADVGVARILEPHLDALAILDQVPTGVALDEIGIDEASTWGVYAAEGPECTLTAAEEDGSWILSGIKPWCSLAQVVSHAVVTARTSDGALRLFAVDMKGAGVEAEPGPWHSRGLRHVVSAPVSFSRAPAIPLGPEGWYLTRTGFDWGGIGVAACWWGGAIGIARALYGSALKREPDQLALAHLGAVDTLLSAARATLAEASSAIDDPTTSAETVTLLTRRTRNLVAETVESTLTRVGHALGPGPLTQDEEHARRVADLHLYVRQHHAERDEASLGRKLLARKSTPW
- a CDS encoding bifunctional PIG-L family deacetylase/class I SAM-dependent methyltransferase, which codes for MSFDHQDTGTLEAEWVRSPRLSELQSLDLDGLTHLVVLSAHPDDETLGAAGLIARAAGCTAQVSIVVATDGENSHPRSPTCTAAQLSALRRSELREAIGNLAPAARIEFLGIPDGQLREYADTVRHHLTQLVGRHGPEGLVLVAPWVEDGHRDHRAAGMIARAAAHSTGARLVEYPIWMWHWADPDNAAVPWNDMVRLELTEVEHAVKSKALSAHRSQIFPLSDALGDEVLLNPEVQRHFSRPFEVFIVPPGASHQTLESLPEAFFDHFYTGKADPWGVETRWYEERKRAITLASLPRKQFRSGLEIGCSIGVLTGELATRCDAVLAIDISEAPLALARKRLGAVENIAFVRLTTPDQWPDDTFDLIVLSEVGYYWDEAALGRALDKALASLTPDGILLACHWRHPVAEYPLGGDEVHAALRERSDLALLVHHSEDDFLLDVFSRPPGRSVATVTGLV
- a CDS encoding glycosyltransferase, which produces MGRQPIDAILVVVPVQNEEQLLRRCLEALGVAVTRVSTLPSGTLEVDVVLVLDSCDDGSAEIARLSPFHVITIGARSVGAARSAGIDAGLRRLSQSDSRRVWLANTDADSAVPPHWLSHQLALAESGVQLMIGTVRPDPLDLTSAQRAAWESTHVLGEANGHVHGANLGVRADVYLAAGGFAAITEHEDVGLVERIRATSAPEAATDECWVLTSGRPVGRTPGGYARHIREDLSASISEPTF
- the nrdF gene encoding class 1b ribonucleoside-diphosphate reductase subunit beta, with the protein product MIDKLKLVSHVDAINWNKIEDEKDVEVWNRLVNNFWLPEKIPLSNDVQSWATLTPAEQQMTMRVFTGLTLLDTIQGTVGAVSLIPDAITPHEEAVYTNIAFMESVHAKSYSSIFSTLCSTKEIDEAFRWSTENQNLQKKAAIIMGYYQGDDPLKRKVASTLLESFLFYSGFYLPMYWSSRAKLTNTADMIRLIIRDEAVHGYYIGYKFQKGLEKETQERRDELKEYTFNLMYELYENEVQYTQDLYDEVGLTEDVKKFLHYNANKALMNLGYEPMFPKTVTDVNPAILSALSPNADENHDFFSGSGSSYVIGKAVNTEDEDWDF
- the nrdE gene encoding class 1b ribonucleoside-diphosphate reductase subunit alpha, which produces MDYHSLNAMLNLYGPNGEIQFDMDKRAAREFFLQHVNQNTVFFHSLRERLDYLVEKEYYEQAVLDAYSFEFITSLNDLAYSKKFRFQTFLGAFKYYTSYTLKTFDGKRYLERFEDRVVMTALGLAQGDEALATALVEEIIAGRFQPATPTFLNSGKAQRGELVSCFLLRIEDNMESISRGINSSLQLSKRGGGVALLLSNIREAGAPIKQIENQSSGIIPVMKLLEDSFSYANQLGARQGAGAVYLHAHHPDIMRFLDTKRENADEKVRIKTLSLGVVIPDITFELAKKGEDMYLFSPYDVERVYGVPFADISVSEKYQEMVDDPRIKKSKMKARDFFQTLAEIQFESGYPYIMFEDTVNAANPIKGRINMSNLCSEILQVNTPTTYNEDLSYDTIGKDISCNLGSMNIALSMDSPDFGQTVETAIRGLNSVSEQSHISSVRSIEDGNDLSHAIGLGQMNLHGYLSREHIFYGSDEGIDFTNIYFYTVVFHALRASNKLAIERGRAFAGFEDSAYASGEFFDKYTDQAWLPATARVAELFETSGVAIPTQADWAELKASVMEHGIYNQNLQAVPPTGSISYINNSTSSIHPIASKIEIRKEGKLGRVYYPAPFMTNDNLEYYQDAYEIGAEKIIDTYAAATQHVDQGLSLTLFFKDTATTRDINKAQIYAWRKGIKTIYYIRLRQLALEGTEVDGCVSCML
- the nrdI gene encoding class Ib ribonucleoside-diphosphate reductase assembly flavoprotein NrdI codes for the protein MTELVYFSSTSGNTHRFVEKLGRPATRIPLYARDEPLHVNEPYVLCLPTYGGGHGGGAVPKQVIKFLNDPSNRSLIRGVIGAGNTNFGEAFCLAGDIIAAKCTVPHLYRFEVFGTPDDVCIVNEGLDTFWKQQP